The DNA sequence GGCTCCCCCGGATCGTCGGCGTAGCTAAGGCCAAGGAACTGATCTTTACCGCAAAAAGAATTGACGCTAAAGAGGCGCGGGAAATCGGCCTTGTCAACAAGGTTGTAGAGGCTGACCAACTGATGGAGGCAGCCCGTCAGATGGCCCGGGAAATCGCAAAAAACGGCCCGATTGCCGTTGCCCAGGCGAAGTTTGCCATTAATTACGGTATCGAGGCGAGTCTTGGCGTGGCCCTGCCGCTCGAGTCAAAGGCATACGAGGCAACCATTCCCACGAGGGACCGTGAAGAGGCCCTTGCCGCCTTTGCCGAAAAACGCAAACCCGTCTTTAAGGGAGAATAATTTTGCAACAGAGGTGATTTATGACAGAGTACGATTTCTGGAAGATATTTTCCAGGATGCCAAAGAAGGTAACCATCGGTGATATTACGCTCCGTGATGGCCTCCAGCATGAGGAAAAGTTTGTCTCCACGGCGGCCAAGATCTTTTACGGGGAAGAGATGATCCTGGCGGGGTGTAGGGAGATCGAGTTAACCAACCTGGGAAGTCCCGAAGGTATTCCCCAGTTCAGGGATGCCCAGCAGGTACTTGCCTATTTCAGGGGTGAGAGGTTCAAAAAACGATGTGAAAAGGCTGGTATAAGCTGTGATGACATCACCTTTACGGCCGTTACCATTCGTGAGACGGCCGTGGACACAGCCATTGAGTTTAAGAAAAGGGGGATCGGTCCTGATCGTATCCTGATGATGGTTTCCACCGATCCCGAGCACCATTTTGCCAATTCCGGCTCAACCCTTTCCCAGTACTGGAAGGAGGCCGAGCGGTGTATCAAAAAGGCGGCTGATGTTGGTATAAAGATGTGCGGTACCGTGAGTACCATCTGGGGAAGCCCCATCACCGGGGCCACTAAATTAGAGGATGCCGTGGAGTTTTCCAAGCGCTGGCTGGAAATTGGCGCCTATGACATTGAACATGCCGACCATGATGGTTCCGCTTCTGCAGATCAGGTTTACCGCTATTTTTCGATGGTCCTTGACGAGATACCCTATCCGGAAGTCCATCTGGCCCATTTCCATGAAACCAAGCGTATTGCCAGCGCTTCTGTCCTGGCGGCCCTCCAGGCCGGCATTAACCGCTTTGAGGGGACCCTCGGCGGATTGGGGGGGCAGCCGACAAACTTCCTCGATGACTGCCCGGTTAGGGGAACGGGTGAGTATTATTACAGGGACCCGAGGTACGTGGGTCTTATCACCATGGAAGATCTGCTGGTGATGATTGATGAACTGGGCATCGAGCACGGCTATGATGTGGATCGTGTTTTGTGGCTGGGAGCAAAAATGGAAAAGACGATCGGTCGGAGACTGCGATCTGAAGCCATTTACAACGGCCGGACCATGAAAGAGGGCCATCCGGAGTTTGCCCGCCCTGGCCTCCCGAAGCTGATACAAAAATTAGGGGAGGAGCCTGGTCAGAAGATCCCCAAGGACTGGGCAGCAAAGGCAGTATTGCCGGAGAAGCATCGTCCCTGAACTGTCAGGTGAAGGATCTAAAAATTTAAAATTTAAAAAAGGAGGTAATTAAATGAGTGTGGAAGTCACGGCCCCTATGCCGGGAACTATTTTGAAGGTTTTGGTGAAAGTTGGCGATCAAATAAAGGAAGATGAAGAGGTGGCTATTCTTGAGGCCATGAAGATGGAAAACCCGATTTATGCACCCAAAGACGGGAAGGTCGTTGAGATAAGGGTCAAAGAAAAGGACAAGGTTGATACAGACCAGGTATTGGTCGTTCTTGAATAATTAATAACATCAGGGATCAGATGAGGGAAATTTTGGACGGGCGGGATAAGCCTTCTTTCCGCCCGTTCTTATTTTACGAGGAAGATGTCCCTCTCTCTGTCCTGAAGATAAACATAATTATACTTATCTTTACCGGTTGAGGTATATATCTCCTCACCTTTGGCTCTGCAGGCGGGGCAGCTCTGTCCCGGAATAATGACGGCAAATATCCTGTTTCCTGTATCGGCGGCAGAATCAATAGTGACTATCCCCCCGCAATCATTGCAAACCCTGACGGTTTCTTCCTGCTGTTCGCTGATACCGTCGGTATCGTAATAGATAGGCTTTTTCCGTCTTACGTATTCTGCATTTCCGATCAGTTTTTCCCTCATCAAATCTCTTTTTCCCCAGAGGGTGTAGATTTCCGCCGCTTCCTTTTCTACATACCGGCTGATCTCGTCAGACTGCCTGATGGTTAAAGGATCATAGTCCGGTTCTCTCACATTGCTGTAATCCAGACCTGCCATCGCTAAAATGATACCGACATTGACATAGGGGAGGGCTTTTTCAATAGAGTATCCCCCTTCGAGGACCGCGATGTGGGGTGAGAGTCTGTCATTCAGCAGGGCATACCCCTGGGCAGTAAAGCGCATATCGGTGATGGGATCTGAGTAGTGGTTGTCCTGTCCCGCCGAATTAATCACGAGATCCGGTTTGAATTCATCTAAGATGGGCAGAATCACATGATCCAGAATGTAGAGAAATCCCTCATCCGACGTCCTTGGCGGCAAAGGTATATTGATGGTGGCGCCGAGGGCGTTGGGGCCGCCGAATTCTCTATGAAAACCGGTTCCCGGATACAGTGTCGTTCCGTCCTGATGGATAGAAATGCACAGGGTGTTGGGGTCATTCCAGTAAATATCCTGAGTGCCATCCCCGTGATGACAGTCGGTATCTATAATGGCGACACGCTGGGGGCCGTAATGCTTTCTTATGTATTCAATCATGATGGCCTCGATATTGACGTTGCAGAAACCACGGGCGCCGTGGACGACCAGCATTGCATGATGACCCGGCGGTCTGACCAGGGCAAACGCGTTGTCCACTTCCCCTTTCATGACCTTTTCCGCCGCCGTTATCGCCCCACCCGCCGAGATGAGATGCGATTCGGTAATCACGCTTCTTGTATCGGGGACACAGATGTGAACACGGTTGATATCATCGTCAACAGCCACGCCAGGTTTGAATTCTATAATATTATCAAAGTCAAGAAGTCCCTCTTCAAAGACCTGGTCCTGCGTGTAGAGGAGTCTTTCTTCCCTCTCCGGATGAGTCGGAGAAATGGCCCAGTCGAAGGCGGGAAAGAAGATGAGCCCCGTCTTTCTTTCCTTTTTCAGCATATCACGTCCTACGTCCTGAGAGAGGCTATCAGACCGGGCTTAACCTGAACCCTGACCCTGATATTTTTGCCGGTTGTGTAGAACCCCCTTACCATGTTGAACTCCTGATCTTCAGTGACCTCA is a window from the Syntrophales bacterium genome containing:
- a CDS encoding acetyl-CoA carboxylase biotin carboxyl carrier protein subunit; amino-acid sequence: MSVEVTAPMPGTILKVLVKVGDQIKEDEEVAILEAMKMENPIYAPKDGKVVEIRVKEKDKVDTDQVLVVLE
- a CDS encoding histone deacetylase, which gives rise to MLKKERKTGLIFFPAFDWAISPTHPEREERLLYTQDQVFEEGLLDFDNIIEFKPGVAVDDDINRVHICVPDTRSVITESHLISAGGAITAAEKVMKGEVDNAFALVRPPGHHAMLVVHGARGFCNVNIEAIMIEYIRKHYGPQRVAIIDTDCHHGDGTQDIYWNDPNTLCISIHQDGTTLYPGTGFHREFGGPNALGATINIPLPPRTSDEGFLYILDHVILPILDEFKPDLVINSAGQDNHYSDPITDMRFTAQGYALLNDRLSPHIAVLEGGYSIEKALPYVNVGIILAMAGLDYSNVREPDYDPLTIRQSDEISRYVEKEAAEIYTLWGKRDLMREKLIGNAEYVRRKKPIYYDTDGISEQQEETVRVCNDCGGIVTIDSAADTGNRIFAVIIPGQSCPACRAKGEEIYTSTGKDKYNYVYLQDRERDIFLVK